Below is a window of Pecten maximus unplaced genomic scaffold, xPecMax1.1, whole genome shotgun sequence DNA.
aatattttatttgagtgtaaaacatcatattacaaatgtacaatggGTTACGGTAAAAACTTGTTTAAAATGTACATGGTATTCAGCCGCATCCGGCTTATGAGACACTTTAAGAAATATGTATTCTCTTTGAATATTAAATATCAGACCGTTATCTTTATACAACATACTGTAGCCTGGAGTATGTCGAGGTATAAATATTCACAACTTTTGTCCTGATTTATCGTAAAAGCGAACGTCTATGCTTTATAAATACTGGTATGCACGGAAtagattttattatattttttccaaatctgatattttgttaaaaaaaaaaaatacgcaAACCCAGATTTAGGTTACAGTGATTAAAGACAATTGTACTTAATACATCTATTAGCAAAGGCACAATTTAAGCTTGAAACTAGAGATGAAGCTaggttttataaaataaaattgggTATTTTTTAAGTATATTTACTGCAAACATCTAAGCTTTATTATAAGTAGCTTGCATAAATTCATTCAAATCATTATAAGTCATACTCAACttctcattttcatattttctttcgtGAAAAGTAAGAACAGACTATAGCTGAAACtttgtaaaatttgacatgttggccaggtaatacaggtaaatttcaaaatgttggctaagtgagaatgaACCGCGGGATTGTCTAGATGACCTAAAGACAGCTGTCAAGAACAGTTTAGAGGAGGCAGACATTCAAAGCTACACATCTATAGCAATACCAGCTATTCtgaggtatttttttttatttggccATATAACCTTTGATGTTAGTAATATTTGTTGCTGTAATTTGATCCAATCCACTTGTTTGTTTCAGATCGTTGAAACCACTGAAGCTGATGTGAAGCCAAGTATTTTACAAGATTCATCAGATAATATCACAGTCGATGACAAAAGAGAACGTTtcaaacatttcaaacattCTCAAGATGACCTTGAACATGTAGCAGACATCAATATTGGAATGTCAGAGGAAATCTTTTTGGCTCTTCAGTTCTTCTGCAGAAGCGAAACAATAATGAATCAACAATCTTTTGGATACAAAAATGGCATGCTTCAGATAAACTGCACTGACAAGAGAGAAAAGAAGAATTTAGAAACTTGCATTAAAAGTAAGTTACAGcatatagaaaaactaaacaAAGATGATGTGTCCTTCACTAGTACTGAAGAGCCAAAGATCAAAGGAACTATTTCTGGGATTAATCATGATGTTGATGGTGTCTTCTGCTATCAGCTTAAAGAAGATGAACACATGACTGTCCACATCATGGCACATTCCTACGGTCAGCTACAGACAGCCAAACACAAGATCTTTCTGGGAATCGGAAGGATAAGACGGTCAGAAACACGGAGAAGGTTTGACAATACTTCacttcaacaaaataaagagaACACAACTTTGTCAGAGAGAAATAGATTCAGTCAGTCTTATCATAGGAGTCCAACATGGCAGACCCCGCCCAACCTTGATTACGGAAGTGTTGTCTCTAAAGACTTTACTACAGCTGAAGGTCTGTTAGTACGAGTTTACTCTGGAAATATCCTCCATCTTGATGTAGACTGTATTGTTAATGCTGCCAATGGTGATTTACAACATGGAGGGGGAGTGGCCCGGGTGATATCTAGTGCTGCTGGTTATGAGTTTGATAAGGAGAGTAGAGACTACATAGCCCGGTATGGACCCCTAAAGGTTGGGGAGGTGTGTACCACGACTGCTGGGGATCTGAAGTACAAGGGAGTTATCCATGCTGTAGGACCAAGCTGGTATGACTACGGTCAGGACCAGAAGCGGGAATGTCTACATGACCTAAAGACAGCTGTCAAGAACAGTTTAGAGGAGGCAGACATTCAAAGCTACAAGTCCATAGCAATACCTGCTATTAGTTCAGGTATGTCATATAAGTTACAAAAGTATTCTAAATCACTTTTTTTACTGTGGTGCAGCTTGGCCATCCgtcatctgtccatctgtctgtctggcATCAACTTTTCCCTTTAAACAGCTTCTCTCcaaaaccaagaggcccagaaacctgatatttggcctCTAGGGCTACTGAATCTGTcttaatgaatgaccttgacctactgtCACAAGGTCAAATGGCTAGAATCTTTTCATTGACTTCTACTCAATAACTGAGAAGCCTGAAGACCTGATATTGATCCTGTGGAATACTTAGGTGGAGGGCTACTGTTAATAGTATTGGTTCGGTTAGCTTGTTTTTATGTAGATACACATGTGAAGTAACATGTAGAAATCGGAAGGGCATCAACATGTGCTTCCTGCGGACAGTGAATAAATTGTTTAGAACGTGATCATTTGCAGTGTGAGAGTTCGGCCACAAAACACAACAGATACCAAGTTTTGAATGTGATTAAATCTATCAAAggacttctcaataactaagaagCCCCGAGTCTTGATATTTGTACTGTATAATGCTCAGGGGGAAGAGCTAcatagtttgttcaaatgactaTTGACCTACGGTACTTTCAAGATCACCAAGATAAAACTTACTACTCCTCTAGGAAACTATGCACACATGTTGATCATGACATCACAGAAGCCATTATGTTCCATCAATTTTAAGCTCATCAatattttcctttaaacaacttcatCTCAATAATTATGAGGcacagagacctaatattggtcCTGAGGTATgatggggtgaagggctaccaacttagttcaaatgaatgaccttgaccttcattcaaatcACGGGGGTGAAATAGGCTAAATAGGGTATTCGAGAAACGTGGGTTtgagtgatatatatattctaataaGTAACAGTGATCATAAGGTCCTATATAGGTTATGGTTACTAACAAACAGGCTTTCACTAGATGTATAttactaaatatagatatatgatCAGTGAATTAATAGCTAAAGTACAGACAAGAATATTGTGGAATGTGTAGACAATCTGGCCTTTTATCAGAACACAATTAAATAACAAACGATCAAATACAAAGTACATGAAACAGTAAGATAGATCCACAGCAGATTTACTATAAACTATTGTTTAATTTGTGTTAATGATCCCCTCGGTAAAAGGACTATTGTTATTGATTAGAAATCGTTTTCAGGTGGTTTCAGATGGATATTAACAAATAGCCTATTAGAAGATTTAATAAATAACAGTTGAAGTTAAAATGATATCATTGCAGCGCATGCTATAATCAGTATGTTAATGTTGGTGGTCGAAACATGTTTTTAGGTCAGGAAGTTCCAGACGCTTCATCCCAGAAATCTTGTCCAGGCAAGAATACTTCTTCTTTCCAGTCAGAAAGCTGAGGTTAACTTTAAAGGGGCAGTAATTTTGAATGATAGTTATGGTTTCAATACAATGACACAGGGACGGATTGACAATTGTTTGTTCGAACTGTTTGTATTGAAGTTATAGAAACTGTACAGACAAGTAATTGTCTTATAAAGGCATTCAGTCCTTTTATATCCCTTAAAAGTTTATAATGATATTGGTTTGATTATTAAAGGGTCAAACATTTCAATATCTTAACTTTCAATGATTATTgatttgtgtatatatcatatgtaggtATATTTGGAGTACCGAAGGAACACCGTGCGCTGCAGTACTACCGAGCTGTAGAGGAGTACAGTAGGACTAGAGGAAGACATTCGACCTTGACTGAGGTACACTTCATTGTCGAGGACACACAGATGTGTCAGCTGATTCAGACGACCTTCACTAAATGTTTTAGTTTAGACCCTGGAGCTGCCAGTGGAGGAAGACACAAATTCACATCATCTGTTATGGCTCCTCGGCAGAATGCACCAGTTTTACAACGGTCGAACAGTCTACCATCAAACACAGAGGGTTCTTCTGTAGATCCTAGTAATCTATCTCCCAAGGGATCAACCAAGAAACTTGCAGCGTTCAACATCCAGTGGCCAATGTTTTGAGATTGGTAGTAATTTAACTGTACACATCATCAATGGAAATATTGTGGATATTAAAGCTGATGCTATTGTCAGTCCTGAGAACATCCAATGTGACAGTACAGGAAGGATTGCCAGGGAAATCACTCGAGTGGCCGGAGAAGGTTATGTGGTAAATGACCAATCAGAGTTAAGTCTTCGCCATAGAAAACCAAAGCTGACGGAGGTAGTAGACACTCTAGCAGGAAAATCACACTTTAaatatgtactacatgtagttgCACCTAAATGGGATGTCGATGCTGTTGATGATCAGAGAACATACTGGAAATGTCTGGAACAATCTTACAACAATGTCTTCTCAACAGTTGATACAAAACATTTGCCTGTATCATCAATCGCCTTACCTATTCTTGGAAATGGTAAGAAagtgtttttcttcttaatcAAATTGTTAATACTAGCCTGAAAGCTAGTGGCATAAGTTTACAGTTGTTGAACAAGTTTAATGAtatctatcatatatatatagccagaAGAACAAGTTTAATGAAttctgtgatgtatatatagcCATTGTGTATTTGTAATTACATAAGTACATCCCAGTCTCGTATCCAAGCAGACTTCAACTAAAATGTCCACCACTTCCTTGGAAACAGTGACtagaagatatatatttatcacagggAACATCTCCAAACCATTTcaaaaatgacttttttttttttttctaaacgaaagctttttaacttgcGTTGTCAGCTTTAAGGCCCATGAGCCTCTTGTTaaaaaatggctgccattttcTGGTTTCTTATGATTTTGCTGGAATTTGGTATATATAGGGATTTTGAAGGATGCTGAACAGGGTGACAACAGTTTTGAAAGGTTTGGTCACTATGGTAATGAAATGGAAGCCTCTTATTGGTCAAAAATGTAGATTTTGTccgattttgataaaatttggtacatgtatgtaggtgatTCACGATTCTACAAATGCAGCTGTGACTTTAAAAAAATGGTCACCATTTTGCTGTCTTCTGATTGGTGGAAATTTATAGGTTAGTTTTCGATAAAATAAGGTGTTTAGAAATATTATTACTTCAGGAACAATATTGTAGTTTCTCTAAGCTTTGATCATTATCATCTATGGGGGTTGTTTTGAGGACTTCTGTAATCGGCCATTCCAATTGACATCCTGCAACAGTCAACAGTATGCATATGTTCAATCGTTATCCTTCTTCCGTAGGTGTAAAACTTTGGTCTGAAGTACATGTATCCTAGTAAATTAAAGGGAATcaattatgtaataattatgGTTCGGTGCCCGAATATGCGTGGCACATTTGGGAAAtcctctggacctcttgtttacTTGTCAATCTTTATTCCAATTGTATATCAACATTGATATGCTTAGAGCTACATATGGTTTTCAGTCCAAATCATTTTTGTGTTTCAGTTTCATTTACAAACATTCAATATGAATTCTAAATCTAAAATGTTATTGTGTGAATTACACACTGGGCTAATTCTCCAAACCTTGAGACAACCACCATTGTGACCTTAGCTTCAATTTCAAGGTCATTGtaataattcaaaatggccactcTTCAATCTTTTTTAGTTGCTGATGCTTTAATGAAATCACTGAATGAATATTTGACTCCGGACTTTTATCACTCTCATCTTCATCttttgtttatatctattttattgTCTCTGCTTAAActtgaaaatatcaaacttaaaATGTCACCACTTTCTGTGTAAACAACAAATAAGTAAACCTTGATTGCCCGTTATTTTCACAAACTGTTTCAAAATTTAATGATCTGTTGTTTCATTAGTAATTTGTACTTTATTCTATGATCAGGTACTGTTCCAAAACATCCTGCTCCAATCATCACTATCTCCAAACTGTTAGTAGAGATTTGTAAAAGCTATGCTGACAAGACTCcaacaaagaaaacattgtATTTCTGCAGTGATGACTCAGCAGATGTATATCACTTGAAAGGTGTCTTTGAGAAGTATTTTAACAAAAGAAATGAATCAAAGGAGGACAACCGAGGTCAAAGGGAAGATCAGAAGGAGCAAACTGTCCATGATGTAACTGGACAAGACCAAGGGTCAGAGGTCACAGAGGACTGTTGTATCTGTATGGACACTATGACTAAACCTAAGAAGCTGTCTTGTGGTCATGTATTCTGTACAGAATGTATTGATCAACAGTTTAAATATTGGCCAGCCTGTCCCCTGTGTGAGGCTGTACATGGGAAAATCATGGGGGACCAGCCACCAGGGACTATGACCATTAACACCACCAAGTCATACAGGGGACATGGCTACCTACCAGGGTACAGTGGATGTGGTATCATCAACATCACCTATAACTTCCCCTCGGGGAAACAGGGCGTGAGTATAGGACATTGTTAAGTAAGGATGTTACGtacataatgacatacaaagTATATTAATGGAACTGTTTATGGACTTGTTTCTTCACATTCACCATAATTTGTTGGTACTTCGTCATGACATAGAGTTGTTAGTTTTTAGCTCACTTAAAATCCCTACTTGTCCTGAGCACCTGAATGGACTTTGATGAAATTCGGTCTGGGGCATTATTGAGCAAAGAGGATCAATCATTGTCTAAATGGTGGGTGcatgtggctcccctggggccagaggggccaaataagggaaatTGAGGTTAATCATTTAtatccctactagtcctgaacgcctgaattgcttttgatgaaatttggctgagagcattattgggcaaaggagaactaatgtggtataaactgaaggtgtggctcccctggggtcagagggatggggcccaataagggaaatcaAGGAATGAATTCAatgagagtattttgccataattactgaaatatccaggtgggCAATTATATAGGCCCTCATGGCCTTTTGTTCatgaattttaatattgttttgatcccctttttacaatttaaatatttttatatataacttgaatATGAATtcttatttttgtcattttgactCCTTGAgtattaaaattatgaaaattatagAGTTTCATAAAGGATATTTGTAGTTCAAAGATATTTTTGTAAAGATAAAATATGCTTATTGTAATAATAACTATAAACTATCAAATAAAGGTTTCCTTTCCGTCCGTCTTGTATGTAACACCTAAGTTTGTCATCTCTagtggcttcattccttgagggattttgatcaaactttacacaatgatacaagaccataatatctcagacAAGATTGAGTTActgtgggtcaaggtcactgttactatttttaccAGGGGTGGtatacccagtatgcttgtttattttaagttcctattacatgtatatgatgtttCTTTGCATGTTTTGCAGCCATTTTTTATGTTCTTTTAGACTGATCATCCAACTCCCGGTAAACTTTACCAGGGCATCACTAGACCAGCTTATCTTCCTAACAATGAGAAAGGTCGCCTTGTAGCCAAGCTGTTAAAAATAGCCTTTGACAGGAAGTTGGTGTTTACCATTGGAAGGTCAAGGACAACTGGACATGAGGGGGTCGTGACCTGGAATGGAATTCACCACAAAACCAGAATTGATGGTGGCCCACAGGCGTAAGTCTTGTTATCCAAATAGCTACTAGCTGCTTGATCGTTCTGTCTTTATGAAGAAAGACTTTTTAATCAAGAATGTGGTTATAGTTAGGAAAGTTCCTGATGTTCTTTTTGTATCTCGGTTTTCCAGGTTATACTCTTAATTTTTATTGAGACCTGGAGCATGTATACAACATATCTGTAATATCTAGCAGTATATTAAAGCGGATAGGTATAGTCAAAATCATTTGAACTAAGGTATTGATGAAAATGTCAGAAGGCAGTGTGAATTCCTAATCTACAAAAAGGGGATAATTTCTCAATTTCTAAAAATACCGttcaacatttaaaacatttaaaagatCATAAAAAGACATTATTTCTCTAATCTAAAATTACCAGTTACTTAATGATGGCCAAAATATCTTTTTGTGCTCTCAAACAGGGCCTTAATAGGCATCTGACTCTAACCCTTCTACTATTGAAGTATACATATACTCATTACCAAGTATAGTGGTACCATTGACCATGatagccatcttgaatttctgACCAACCCAAAAAtgacaacaagaggcccagagggcctgtatcgctcacctggtttcatgagatatgaaacaagaatgatgcttaagtatatttgccactggtattgctatgtcaatatatcataagcattttatatgggtacatgaacattgcttttattgaaattctaaaaatgtcaatttagccaaattgatcccttttggccccgcccctcagccccctgggggatcagccccaccatttgtagaattttgaatccttaccccaaGGGGGTGCTATCAGGcgaatatgagtgatatccattgctcagtttcagaggagaagttgtttatatcaattcagccaaattgaccctgtttggccccgcccctcagccccctggggggtcagccccactatttgtacaattttgaatccataccccaaggggatgttaccaggcgaatatgagcaatatccattgctttgtttcagagaagaagttgtttatatcaatttagccaaattgaccctgtttggccccgcccctcagccccctggggggtcagccccaccatttgtacaatttcacatccataccccaaggggatgttaccaggcgaatatgagcgatatccattgctttgtttcagagaagaagttgttaatatcaatttagCGAAATGGACCacgtttggccccgcccctcagccccccgaggggtcagcaccaccatttgtacaattttgaatccctaccccaagtaGATactaccaggcgaatatgagtgatatccattgcttagttccagagaagaagatgtttatatcaatttagccaaattgaccctgtttggccccgcccctcagccccctggggggGGGTCatccccaccatttgtacaattttacatccctaccccaaggggatgctaccaggcaaatatgagcaacatccattgcttagttcaagagaagaagtcgtttatatcaatttagccaaattgaccccttttggccccgcccctaagacccctggggggtcagcctcaccatttgtacaattttgagtccccaccccatagggatgcttttgaccaaatttggtcaaattcagATCAgcagttatgaagaagaagtcaattgttgacggacggacggacgacggacggacgacggacgccacggtatggcataagctcaccttggtccttcggaccaggtgagctaataatgaaGAAATTAATGAGAATGCAACTTTACCCTTGGACAATGATCCCcagtggtgtcagtgtgtgtaattggtgtgtcCAGTAAGATACAACGctacccttggacattgatccccagtggtgtcagtgtgtgtaattggtgtgtcCAGTAAGATACAacattacccttggacattgatccccagtggtgtcagtgtgtgtaattggtgtgtccagtaggatacaacgttacccttggacattgatccCCAGTGGTGTCTGTG
It encodes the following:
- the LOC117321077 gene encoding LOW QUALITY PROTEIN: uncharacterized protein LOC117321077 (The sequence of the model RefSeq protein was modified relative to this genomic sequence to represent the inferred CDS: deleted 1 base in 1 codon); translated protein: GKSLEQDLQQSRGQSASKNKSDSWTCMSGETGSLHCQSIIYTEFPSQDLNRAKAKDGSANSVESGSAFSAWYCPGVPALVDVLVNTTNPKLDLDFGYVSKTILKIAGKGIQTECYKKYQSICVGDVAVTSAGNFPHVQNIVHVVLPTWRPTGNFSLMVLELLVTKCLIETDKRRLQSIAFPVLGTGKLLYPTHLVAKTMCDTISKYGRNRKTNIKTVKVAIFERDILKIFKYYEQYKSLGYGKTDGGDNSGKQTKSCTIEVHGLNKQTSDDTVELYFESKRAAGQPVDIEKFDTSRRKNNGVVFITYKTAEVAQLVLERQHTLEKSPLTVRLFKGSEPVPSQFYQKKIFFKNMNQTTTRKGLKSFLRSKIQVSPTEFLFGKEDGTVLVTFDVAPDFEKVEQACQKSSLDDCVLEVKRVPVSLSILVSGVSEKTTLSTLEFYFENTRRSGGGDVTDVKEISDRTFVISFEDYTVMDRVCERSHVVDGCRLAVQIYYEMLGYRHSYTQPTLKVPSPVELTDVDPNEIQCIKATDTTELEKQLGNQHAKLHWPENVTGHLKLECVITEDIEDSHRLVLSWEKVVKDILRRFLAQVEITRAQVVIPKLQQTSVDVTGSGKASSLKIVETTEADVKPSILQDSSDNITVDDKRERFKHFKHSQDDLEHVADINIGMSEEIFLALQFFCRSETIMNQQSFGYKNGMLQINCTDKREKKNLETCIKSKLQHIEKLNKDDVSFTSTEEPKIKGTISGINHDVDGVFCYQLKEDEHMTVHIMAHSYGQLQTAKHKIFLGIGRIRRSETRRRFDNTSLQQNKENTTLSERNRFSQSYHRSPTWQTPPNLDYGSVVSKDFTTAEGLLVRVYSGNILHLDVDCIVNAANGDLQHGGGVARVISSAAGYEFDKESRDYIARYGPLKVGEVCTTTAGDLKYKGVIHAVGPSWYDYGQDQKRECLHDLKTAVKNSLEEADIQSYKSIAIPAISSGIFGVPKEHRALQYYRAVEEYSRTRGRHSTLTEVHFIVEDTQMCQLIQTTFTKCFSLDPGAASGGRHKFTSSVMAPRQNAPVLQRSNSLPSNTEGSSVDPSNLSPKGSTKKLQRSTSSGQCFEIGSNLTVHIINGNIVDIKADAIVSPENIQCDSTGRIAREITRVAGEGYVVNDQSELSLRHRKPKLTEVVDTLAGKSHFKYVLHVVAPKWDVDAVDDQRTYWKCLEQSYNNVFSTVDTKHLPVSSIALPILGNGTVPKHPAPIITISKLLVEICKSYADKTPTKKTLYFCSDDSADVYHLKGVFEKYFNKRNESKEDNRGQREDQKEQTVHDVTGQDQGSEVTEDCCICMDTMTKPKKLSCGHVFCTECIDQQFKYWPACPLCEAVHGKIMGDQPPGTMTINTTKSYRGHGYLPGYSGCGIINITYNFPSGKQGTDHPTPGKLYQGITRPAYLPNNEKGRLVAKLLKIAFDRKLVFTIGRSRTTGHEGVVTWNGIHHKTRIDGGPQAFGYPDPTYLDRALQELAAQGVTEESLNDP